In Cyclopterus lumpus isolate fCycLum1 chromosome 5, fCycLum1.pri, whole genome shotgun sequence, the genomic stretch AAATGGGAATTACATTTTAGGATTGCTAAGTTCTAAGTTTTTTTACTGACTAACACAAGGAATGTAGAATGTTGTTTAAGCCTGAAACGCATGTTTCATATGGGTCACCTATTGAAGTAGTGCTGTGTATGGTTTAGTCAAGAACAATCTTCAGTTAAATATTGACAGCTTTCTTTAAATTCATACTGCCTTCTAAATATTTTCCTGCATGACAATCAACACTGAAGATGAATGGCATTAAAGATAATGGCATTACACAACGCTCATTGACTCACTCCAACCTTCTGCTCATACACAATAATTGTTGTGACACTTTATTTCAAACTGTGTGATTTAACTCTTACTGTGCTTCTCTTGTGTTTTCTGACTTTAGGTAGCGGACTACATCCCCCAACTCGCTAAGTTTAGTCCAGAACTGTGGGGCGTCTCTTTGTGTACAGTGGACGGACAGAGGTACGAATAACAGATTAGTTGTTGACAAAAACATCGGCACCACAACGTCCATTTAGTAGCTTTTGTGTCGCTTGTAGCTTATTTTAtatcacatgatcttcatcGATAAACAGTTATCCCAGATTACTTCCTGAGCACTTTGAAGACTTCTCATCCTTATTGGCTTAAAACGTTTCGATTGATTCGACTGATGCTGAGGACGACCATGAGATATGATTGAAAGCTCCAGATCAGCTACTCAGTGGACCTTGTGGTGAGATTGTATTGTCGACTACTGTTTCCCAGATTAAGAATCAGAAGGGTTTTTATTGCAAAGCACATTGGCACACACAAAGTGTtgagtgtatttaaagtgaagagttAAGAATGGACTTTCAATCTCAACAGATCAGTTTTGTCAATTATTGAACAAATTAACTTATTCTTGTTCTGTGATATTGATGCAATGCTCCTGTCAATCATTACAGTTTTTAGGCCTCAGAGTGTGAGCCCTACGTTCGCAACAGAGTCAGAAACGAGGGGTAAATCTGGACGAGAGAGCTCAAAATAGTGCTGGCCCTCTTCCTTATTTGTGCCTTTTTTGAAATGACCTCAAGTGAGACAGCGAACAACTTAAGTGCCCTAGCGTTGCTGCTGAGGAGCCGACTCGCACGGCTGTGGCTGCACTGTAATATGTATTACATCTTCCAGGTGGGATTGTCAAAGTGGCTCTGTTTTTATGTTCAGTGAGAGTTGAAACCTTCTGTCGTCTTCCTCCAGGCACTCGGTAGGCGACACCAAGCAGCCGTTCTGCCTGCAGTCCTGTGTGAAGCCCCTGCAGTACGCCATCGCCGTCCATGAGACGGGGACAGAGAGGGTTCACCGTTACATCGGCATGGAGCCCAGTGGACTCAAGTTCAACATGCTCTCGCTTGATGATGAAGGTGTGCCGGGCCTCATCACTTTCCTATTGGATCATTAGCTCTTTGACTCTGAGCCAGGTGGCAACGTCCAGGTCTGGAATGTGCAGCCAATGaggaagtgccttaaacatgcatcctctctcctggccatcagggggcgagactcctctggttgctaAAATAAGTCAAATTGTATGGAAGTCGATGAGAAAGTGatcctacttctcacttgatttattacctcagtaaacattgtaaacacgtGTTTATGGTCTTTATCGacatagtttcaagtcttcttcaatacagaatatAGTTCATTAAGTAAATTATGATCCCATTTAGAGAAAACTAGACAATAAATCGGGGTATGCTTCAGGGCGTGgccaccttgtgattgacaggtcgttatCGTCTTACagctttaaccctttcacactGGTTTTCAGTTCATGATAGGTCATTTTAGGATTTTGGTTGCCTAAATATGTCTTAATCAGCGTCCGGTTGTATTTTACTTCACCCTCTTgcgtcacttctggttgcaaaaacaaaatggcttcagaACCATAGTCCACAAATGAGTGACATAACGGTGACCACATCCAgatcttatatacagtctatgcaCTCAGTAAATATTAAACTTCTCACtgatatattatgtattttgtatagGAGCCCTCATAAACATTGTGTCTTATCTCCCAGATAAGCCCCACAACCCCATGGTGAACGCTGGAGCCATAGTGATCAGCTCTCTTATCAAGGTAAATAGATGGACAGACGTCCTGCTGCGGGACAGTTGAGTCAGCACATAAAAGTCAGCGACACAGAACATTTTACAAACAGTTGCTTGTACTTTGGAGTCACACAAGCATTCAATTTTGCAACtgattccattttttttatttgcccaAAATCTGTTTGATTTacttcacacaaaaaaaaaaagacacatcatTTGAATTTAGTATAATGTTTTACTTATTGTTGTATACACAGAAATTGCCGTCAGTTATTGTCATTATCTCTAACCTTTATTGACATGTCTCTCAGTacattgaagtgtttttttaactagaacagacacaaaatattaatcttgttttttatttataaataagtGTTCTAGTTTAGAGCCTGCAGGCTGTTGATGTTATGATCTTCATGACAAAGCCTGGGGGGATGTAATAAAGCAGCTGTACAGTAATAAGctattaataaaaatattatttatatatatatattattttttttaaatcaggttTTGAGAACTCTTATCTTATTGACAGCATATGACTGCTTTTTCTTAACATATTTAAAGCTTGTCTTGTAGATTCAAATCAGAAAAATACAGGTTCATGTTGTTGTCTGTAGTATAATAAATAATCCCTGAACTCTCCCTGAGCTCTGTGATTTATGACCACTGCCTATCTTTCCTCTTGTACTGTACCCGCTAATAAACAGGTACTAAATTATGCAATCAGTGATACAGTCATGTATTGTTTCACCCGACAGTGTTATGAGTACTGTAGTACCAAAGTCATCAGTCAAGTTCAGTGTTCATGAATGTGGCAATTACAatcaaacacatgcaaatgGCTCGTGCTTTGTTTTTCAGCCTCATTCGAATAAGGCAGAGAAGTTTGACTATGTAAGTAGTGTGCCTCGTCTCCGTTAGCACCACGAATAGGAAACTAATGGTAGATTGTGTCATTCCTCAGAGATGCTGCAGTACTCGGAAAATATTGTCTTTGTTCACCCAGGTTATGGAGTTTGTGAAAAAGATGGCTGGCCAGGAGTATGTGGGATTCAGCAATGCCATGTGAGTGCGCTGACGAATACATTTGAGGCGTTTTGAAGTTAATATATCTTTGTTCAGTACACCGAAGTTGAAAGACAGTGTTAGCCAAATGGCCTGGCCACTGTTCTATTGCATTATTGATGTTTCTGTATTGacatctctgcctctctgtgtcaGGTTCCAGTCAGAAAAAGAAACGGGCGACAGAAATTTTGCCATTGGATACTacatgaaagagaagaaggtcAGTTACCGAATGCCGAAATATGTGGCATTGGAAAGGCCTTCTATTTGCAGTTGCAAAAGCTGAATACCCAAAAAGTGTATCTCTGACAAATCTAATAATTGTTTCAGCGCTGCATGTAAAGCTAGTAGTttaatttttaatattttgaaaaGCCAGATTGTTGTctggtaaaaacacattttcaaccaagatattgtttttaattttttttttttgatttttcaTGACAAAAACATGTACCTTCCATGCATCTATCAATTTCTTAGACAAACAATCTTTGAGCCTAATTGAGATTGCCTTTCACCTCTCACCCCCTGTGCATCCACTTTATCATGATAGAGGCATTATCCACAACCTTTTGACCCCACTTGAGGAGCCAGACTAAAAGATAACCTTATGACAAGACCAAGATATTCTTGATTCTCATAGTACAACTGAACAGTGCTACGTAATAGTCACAATGATCTTATTTCCTTCACCAGTGTTTTCCTCCGGGAGCAGATATGATCGATTCCCTGGACTTCTACTTCCAGGTAAACATGCTCTGCCGTGAGTGGAGCTTTTCATGAAGAATCATTACATCTATAATCTTGTGGAGCTTTAGATTGATTTAGCTGTCGTGAAAAAGATCCAATGGTTTTTGACCGTGAACTGGTCCTCCTTTTGGCCTCAGCTTTGCTCCATCGAGGTGACCTGTGAATCGGGAAGCGTCATGGCTGCCACTCTGGCCAACGGAGGGATCTGTCCAATCACAGGCGAGCGTGTCCTGAGTGCGGAGGCGGTGCGCAACACTTTGAGTCTCATGCACTCATGTGGCATGTACGACTTCTCGGGCCAGATGGCTTTTCATGTGAGTAACAGGAGGAACGTGAGTGTACCAGCTCTCTGGCaacaacagaaataaacagATGAATCAGCGTGATCACTGTGAAGGAAAtgcttttttcatttgttgacCTGAAACAAATCCCACATCTCTCATCTGCCAGGTGGGCTTGCCGGCCAAATCCGGGGTGTCCGGTGCCATACTGCTGGTGATCCCCAACGTGATGGGAGTGATGtgttggtctcctcctctggaCAGAGTTGGAAACAGCGTCCGGGGAATTTACTTTTGTCAGGTTAGACAAAGGTTTTTCCACTGTTCCTGGCAGAGGAGAAGATGCTTAAATGAGGCCACTATGTTCAGAATGTGTATGGGATTATAGCATCAAATCATTTTTAGGGCATATTCTTTAGTTATTACTCTCTGCTGcggtgttgttttaaaaaatatatatgttcacTCTATTGAAgccaaacatttttaaatcttaCACAAAGTGACTTTAACTTGCTTCGTTAGACAAACCAATTCAAGTTTGTTCTACCAAAACCAAAATCCTGAAAAGTTTAGTTCAAACAATCAATATCGTCGAGATTTAAACTCCGTAGCTgcctttaaagaaaaacaaattgtgATACTGATTACTAGAGCATGATGACATAAAATCATTCCAGTGGCCTCAGAGGTTTAGTTTTTCTGTTAAAGCCTTGTTCTAAAAAAAGAGTTTGCATTATAGTTTTCTTTGTCTGAAAGCATAGAATGATACAGAAGTCCTCCAGCGTTTTCCTCCTCCTAACCATTATATTCTATCTTACGACACCCTCAGGAGCTTGTTTCACTCTTCAATTTCCACAATTATGACAACCTGAGGCACTTTGTAAAGAAGCAGGATCCTCGCAGACCGGATGGAGATGACAGGGTTTGTTGCTTTTGTCAGTTTGTTCTTGCTGgtgtgttgaatgtgttttgtgtcactgtgtttatgggtttttttttcccctgtatTTGCAGAACAagtctgtttttaatttgatgttCGCCGCCTACAGTGGGGATGTGTCTGCCCTGAGAAGGTACATCACCAGCCAAGCTGATTATTGTCTGGGCCGTATAGCAGATGGCCTTCACAATGTTAACACCAGGCGCGGGGGGCCTGAAAAACAATTGCATTTAATGAATATCGAACATAAAGTGGAGTGAACTGCTTCAATGGTGCTTGGCATATGTTTTACAGATGTGAAGGGTAATTTCTGTATTACTTTTTGTGATAATGCATCTGTCTATATAAGTGAAAATAATCATATTGGTACTTTCATGTAGATGAACTGAAATCTAAAATAtgttgtagtgtcacgggctgtcgctaggacaggctagcctggggcggtgcaaagagagagatgaacacaggcacgtctgagggtatttaacaaaagtccaggtttatttccccatcccaccagcaaggtaacatccaaaaacaacaaagtatcaaaaaaaaggtcccgttagataacacaaaacatcccggaggagaaagtggttaattaaccaaacaaaaactcaatcctggtgaatccaggctacgaggtcctctcccttgttgtcctcttccaggtgctcgtgggttcaccttccgctctcccttctccttcccaggtgctctcccttaagtctcccagccctgcctcaatcaggtgccttaagcagctgcagctgggtgagcggtgaggcaggctgggagatgtagtttttgcactggtggccactctgtagcgcccatccactacctgtccccttgtgatgccacaatgtATTTGTAgttctatatttatattaactGAAGTGTACTTTTATTCATTCCTTCAGGTTTGCTCTGTCATCCATGGACATGGACCTGAAGGACTATGATTCTCGAACAGCGCTACATATCTCTGCAGCAGAGGGTGAGCTCCACGTGATCTGTCCATCTGTGGTTCTGTTATTTAGTGAAGGAGCAGCACTCAATCACTTCCACGGGCAAACTGTAGAGCAGTCAGGCAGCAAATCAGTTTGACCACTTGGCAAAAATAAGACTTCCTCAGCTCTCAAAGGTCTGCATTGAAAAGCAGAACATTATGAACTCCAATAAATCCTGaatgaaacataaataaacCACTTATTATCCGACTCAgccctactgtgtgtgtgcccatGATAAACCAACAAAGGGGGTTTCACTTATTTTGCTTGATTAGAGCATTATGTGGGCGTGTACATCTCTATCGCCCACCTTTTTGTTTCGTTGGGAGAAGTTACACCGGTTAGAATCATCTGTAGGCTacctgagatatatatatatatatatatatatactgtgtataaactttattattattagcaatCACACAAGATATATTTGTTAACAGATTAACccttcaaatgtgttttgtttgtggtcAAAAGTAAGTGCCAATCAGCTCTTTGTTCAGGCAACAGCCCGGAGTTTCCCACCATGCTCTGGGTCGCCTCGATCTTTTGAGGTTATCGTTACTTACAGCGCAGCTCCACCTGACATTAACCTGAGCAGTTAAAaatgcctctgtgtgttgttcaaGGCCTTCAGCTTCGTATATATTAAGTTAATAAAGCTAGCCGAAAACACTAAATCTGGCACATTTTCTCTGGCTGGAGAGTCCGTAAACTCTGCTGGTAGATGCTGGTCGGCTTGTCAGGCCACACCTGTCCTTGACGGAGGATTGGACAGGTGGAATAGAACAACGATGCAGTGAGACAAAATAACAACTGTGTGCTCGTGGTGGTTCTAAGACAACAGCTTATGAAAAGTTAATGATTTCAGCTTTAAAATACTTCAATTTCCGAAAGAGGGTTGATTGAAACAACAAACCAAGAACACCTTTTATTATAGAAACAATTAAGCTTAGAGGATAATTGTATTTTACTTGCATTGTGTGTTCACCACTCCGATTAGCGCTAAATTACTTTTCACTTCATTTGATTAACTCGGGAGGCACAGTACCTTTTGGCTCACATTATACAAACCCAATAACGAATCGGCTCACACAGCCTCTCAGGGCGCCATATGGTCGATTTATTTATCGTCTGTTGTGCTCTAGGTTTATTCACAGCACAGATTTACTGCTGCGCTGCAACGAGTTCaacagtgacatttaaaaaaaaaatagcctgGTAAGCAAGTCATTTGTTTACGAGATAAACGTGGGAGTAATAACAGTTTTCTTGCAAATGAAAAAGGCAGAGCTCTGTGCTCCTGATTCGGAGTTGGATCGTGACTGGATGAAAAAAGTGCTACTTTTTCTTCCCCAGGTACTTTGTATTCTTAGcaattcctgtttttttttcacccacaaTTTGTCACGATGTCAGACACACTTGTAAATTCTGAAAATCGTTCTAGTTTGGTCAATATGATTTTAAGGAGTGTGTTGCACTGGCATACATTTTTTAACACAAACATTGTCACTATCTACTATAATTTTCACAGATGTGAAACTATAAACGGTCGTCTTTTGTGTTCCTTCTCAGGTCATAAAGATGTGGTGACGTTCCTCACTGAAATCTGCAAAGTTGACCCATTTGTAGAAGACAGGTAAGAACAGCATCTAACActtgtgtttttctcctttttagaTTTGAATTTCTTTACTGCACTTATTatgattaaatatgtgttttgttttatgttgttttcAGATCAATGACGtacatttcctctccttttttgtGAGCTAATTTTGCTGAGAATAACCCATTTTTAGACGATCACAGGAAGTCTTcaagcatgcagccataactgtcCACCCAAAATATTAGAATGACGATGTGCATTTTGTCATTCATCTTATCATTCTATTCTTGCACTTCAGGAACAACCTATTTAATCTCATGTGGTATTACATCTCTAGTACAAACACGTAAAAGAATGTACAAGGTAACCTAAATCTAGATCCATATGCCTTAGTGGCAGACTTGTCCTGTATTAACAGATGAAACCAAGACtgttatttaattaatacatcATGAAGACAACATTTGAAGTTGTCTTTACCACATACTGTTACTTGAATTATTGTGCACTGCTGAAAATGTTCACTGACGTATGTGCtgactcctctcctcatcctttgTACTCATTGCTGTGCAGGTGGGGCAACCTCCCAGTCGATGACGCCTTGCAGTTCGGACATGAAGAGGTGGTGAAGGTGCTGAAAGACTACCAGCAGGTCTGCAGGCAACAGGAAGCGCAGCACACCGAGGCTGAGCATTCCCCGATTCTGAACACCATCGAGGGCATAGTGTGATGTATCGCATGTAACGCGTCAGGGAGTTTGTGCAATCTGTCAAGTTTTGAAATGTGTCGCTCCATTTGTCGCACCCAAAAGGAGTTTAAAGAAAGACCAGAAGATGACTGTAACACAAATGAACGATGCAAACTGCAATGAAGGAAAATGATGAGCGggtgaaaaggaaaatgttagCAGCATGAAAATAGACTGTAAACTTGAAACGAAAATAGAATGCAAACAATGaggcagagggaaaaaaagaacaaaacaagccAATAGAATACAACCCTTTTGTGGGTTTGTGTAATCAATAGTATATGCTGCAAATAGATCAAGCCTAATTTCAAATCTGTAATGCTGGAATACATCATCAACCTAAACACAATGTTTATATTGGGTTGTATGTAGCAGAGGATCTGAGTATTGTAAATGAGGGATTTGATATTTATACTTGCAATGCTTCACATTACTTACAACAAGACAtgtttccagttttttttatttatactatTCTATTGTGTCTTGTTGAAACATCTGAATATGAAAAAACTAATTGACATGTTTGGATGTAAAAACTCAAATCTTACGTTTTGTAAAAGGTAAACAAGGGAAGGAAATGTACATGATCCCAATAAACATAATGTAGGatatattgtttttgtaatgttCTTCAGCTGTAAATAAGTGCACTGGATTcctaataa encodes the following:
- the gls2b gene encoding glutaminase 2b isoform X2, giving the protein MQCLRALRLSSSVQLIVKQTDSAKKVFIIQPACCLTTKSSTTSQRPPSTHLDHFHVKTNVHSKSHSSGVEDLLFYTITDGKEQVPISYFTSALKKTGLHPSDPRLKDCMEELRHAVKESVNEVMMDRDLFHRCVGGNIVLLIQAFRKKFIIPEFDVFAQKINKIYDMVKTQRDGKVADYIPQLAKFSPELWGVSLCTVDGQRHSVGDTKQPFCLQSCVKPLQYAIAVHETGTERVHRYIGMEPSGLKFNMLSLDDEDKPHNPMVNAGAIVISSLIKPHSNKAEKFDYVMEFVKKMAGQEYVGFSNAMFQSEKETGDRNFAIGYYMKEKKCFPPGADMIDSLDFYFQLCSIEVTCESGSVMAATLANGGICPITGERVLSAEAVRNTLSLMHSCGMYDFSGQMAFHVGLPAKSGVSGAILLVIPNVMGVMCWSPPLDRVGNSVRGIYFCQELVSLFNFHNYDNLRHFVKKQDPRRPDGDDRNKSVFNLMFAAYSGDVSALRRFALSSMDMDLKDYDSRTALHISAAEGHKDVVTFLTEICKVDPFVEDRWGNLPVDDALQFGHEEVVKVLKDYQQAGELISVDRLSPH
- the gls2b gene encoding glutaminase 2b isoform X1 yields the protein MQCLRALRLSSSVQLIVKQTDSAKKVFIIQPACCLTTKSSTTSQRPPSTHLDHFHVKTNVHSKSHSSGVEDLLFYTITDGKEQVPISYFTSALKKTGLHPSDPRLKDCMEELRHAVKESVNEVMMDRDLFHRCVGGNIVLLIQAFRKKFIIPEFDVFAQKINKIYDMVKTQRDGKVADYIPQLAKFSPELWGVSLCTVDGQRHSVGDTKQPFCLQSCVKPLQYAIAVHETGTERVHRYIGMEPSGLKFNMLSLDDEDKPHNPMVNAGAIVISSLIKPHSNKAEKFDYVMEFVKKMAGQEYVGFSNAMFQSEKETGDRNFAIGYYMKEKKCFPPGADMIDSLDFYFQLCSIEVTCESGSVMAATLANGGICPITGERVLSAEAVRNTLSLMHSCGMYDFSGQMAFHVGLPAKSGVSGAILLVIPNVMGVMCWSPPLDRVGNSVRGIYFCQELVSLFNFHNYDNLRHFVKKQDPRRPDGDDRNKSVFNLMFAAYSGDVSALRRFALSSMDMDLKDYDSRTALHISAAEGHKDVVTFLTEICKVDPFVEDRWGNLPVDDALQFGHEEVVKVLKDYQQVCRQQEAQHTEAEHSPILNTIEGIV